Sequence from the Amycolatopsis sp. NBC_00345 genome:
ACGACCAGCCGTTGCCGGCCGGGCTGCCCGGCGACCTGCACGCGTTCATCGAGCAGGCGCGCCGGCTGCCGTCGTGGGCCGACCCCGCGAAACTGGCCCGGGTGGCCGACTTCACCAAGGCCAAGGGCACGTACCTCATCCTCGGCTACGGGCTGGGCAGCGGGATGATGAGCACCGCCATCCCCGGCGAGGCCCGGGCCGTCTACTACTCCAAGGGCGGCGCGGCCATGAAGGACCGCGTCGCCAAGACCACCAAGCTCGGCATCGACCTGCACGAGCTGAACGCCTTCCAGCCCGACGGCCACATCATGGTCACCGCGGTCAAGACCCGGCTGGTGCACGCCGCGGTCCGGCACCTGCTGCCGCAGTCCCCGGGCTGGTCCCGGACCGGCGGCGGCCGGATCCCGATCAGCCAGAACGAAATCCTGATCACCTGGCACAGCCTGCCCACGTTCGTCAGGCGCAAGCTGACCGAGTGGCAGGTCCCGCTGAGCGCCGCGGAGTCCGACGCGTTCCTGCACCTGTGGCAGGTGAACGCGCACCTGCTCGGCGTCCTGGACGAGTACATCCCCGCGTCCTGGGCGGCGGCCGAAGCGCAGTCGAAGCAGATCCTGGACCCGGCGATGGGGCCGACGCCGGAGGGCGGCGACCTGGCCGAAACGCTGCTCACGATGGCCAGCCAGGCCGCCGGTCCCGCCGCGCCCATCGGCCGGTCCCTGCTCAACGCGCTGACCCGGTACGTGGCCGGCGACCAGGTCGCCGACTGGGTGGCCGTGCCACGTGAGCCGGTCTGGGATCCGTTGATCAGCATGGGTTTCCCGCAGTTCGTGGCGCTGCGCGAGAAGCTCATCCCGCTGCCGTTGATCCCGCCGATCGCCTGGACCCTCGACGAGGCCATCCGTCAGCTGATGATGTTCTACCTGTCCGAGGGAAAGCCGGTCGACATCGTGATCCCGGACGTCAACCGGCCGTCCTGAGGAGGCAGTGCACACTGGGCCCATGCAGGAGACCGTCGGCGGGGACCTCGATGGCGCGGCCGCGGTGTTCGCCGGGATCCGGCCGAGGCTGTTCGGCATCGCCTACCGGATGACGGGCAGCGCGGTCGACGCCGAGGATCTGGTGCAGGAGACGTGGCTGCGCTGGCAGAACTGCGACCGGTCCGCGGTGGCCGAGCCGGGGGCCTACCTCGCGACGGCGATCACGCGGCTGGCGATCAACGCCGGGCAGACCGCCCGCGCGCGGCACGAGGCCTACGTCGGGCCGTGGCTGCCCGAGCCCGTCGACACCTCCGCGGACCCGCAGCTGGGCGCGGAACGGGGCGCGGCGCTGGAGTTCGCGGTCCTGCTCCTGCTGGAGAAGCTCTCGCCCACCGAGCGGGCGGCGTACGTGCTGAGGGAGGCGTTCGACTACCCGTACCACCAGATCGCCGAGATCGTGCGGACCACGGAGGTCGCCGCACGCCAGCTCGTCAGCCGCGGGCGCAAACGGCTGGCCGCCGAGCGCCGGACGCCGGCGAGCGCGCCCGAGCAGCGGCGGCTGCTGACCGCGTTCGTGGCCGCCGCCCGGGCCGGTGACCTCTCGGCGCTGGAGGACCTGTTCGCGGCGGACGTGGTGAGCTACTCCGACAGTGGTGGCGCGGTGCGCGCTTCGCGGATTCCGGTCCACGGCGCGACGACGGTGGCGAAGTACCTGCGGGCGTTCGCGGACCGGTTCTGGGCCGGCGTCGACGTCTCGTGGGTGGAGGCGAACGGCGGGCCCGGTGCGTTGCTCCGGCGGGACGGCGAGGCCTTCGCCGTGGTCACCGTCACGGCTTCGGCCGAGGGGATCGAGCAGGTGCTCTGGATGATGAACCCCGGCAAGCTCGGCGCGATCACCCGGTCCTGAGCCCGTTTCGCGCCCGGGCTGCCGGACGAGTCCCACGGCGGCTGTCACAGATTCCGGTCCGGTCTGGTCCTAGCTGGTGGTTGTCCGAAGTCCCCGGATCAGCGGGGGACATTCACCGAAGGGGTTCAGCATGAAGATCGTCGTCGTCGGCGGTACCGGCCTGATCGGCTCGCAGGTCGTCCGCAGGCTGACCGAGCACGGCCACGAGGCAGTGGCGGCGTCGCCCGCGTCGGGCGTGGACACGATCACCGGGGAAGGCCTCAAGGAGGTGCTGCAGGGTGCCCGGGTGGTGGTCGACGTGTCGAACTCGCCGTCGTTCGCCGACGA
This genomic interval carries:
- a CDS encoding oxygenase MpaB family protein, translated to MDGLSRRKMLMVGGGALGALASLGAAAPARALAAWTWGPSGSVAGSGAGADPRGVWDAEADPLVASLLERGEVPRVNELLRTWTRNDQPLPAGLPGDLHAFIEQARRLPSWADPAKLARVADFTKAKGTYLILGYGLGSGMMSTAIPGEARAVYYSKGGAAMKDRVAKTTKLGIDLHELNAFQPDGHIMVTAVKTRLVHAAVRHLLPQSPGWSRTGGGRIPISQNEILITWHSLPTFVRRKLTEWQVPLSAAESDAFLHLWQVNAHLLGVLDEYIPASWAAAEAQSKQILDPAMGPTPEGGDLAETLLTMASQAAGPAAPIGRSLLNALTRYVAGDQVADWVAVPREPVWDPLISMGFPQFVALREKLIPLPLIPPIAWTLDEAIRQLMMFYLSEGKPVDIVIPDVNRPS
- a CDS encoding RNA polymerase sigma-70 factor; translated protein: MQETVGGDLDGAAAVFAGIRPRLFGIAYRMTGSAVDAEDLVQETWLRWQNCDRSAVAEPGAYLATAITRLAINAGQTARARHEAYVGPWLPEPVDTSADPQLGAERGAALEFAVLLLLEKLSPTERAAYVLREAFDYPYHQIAEIVRTTEVAARQLVSRGRKRLAAERRTPASAPEQRRLLTAFVAAARAGDLSALEDLFAADVVSYSDSGGAVRASRIPVHGATTVAKYLRAFADRFWAGVDVSWVEANGGPGALLRRDGEAFAVVTVTASAEGIEQVLWMMNPGKLGAITRS